In Plasmodium falciparum 3D7 genome assembly, chromosome: 6, the following proteins share a genomic window:
- a CDS encoding protein SYS1, putative yields MLCLQSIYYSICSFTIFLIFTIYGFPRNIKYLFNTTSYFEGEAVFLYLFFIHIINSIIMSYFIKVIVKRTKKCLDYVLSCYLIHFLLCSLISGLSKSCNWYACFFLFVFLTILLSEYICYKEDIKEIRISSLRNEQDE; encoded by the exons ATGCTATGTTTACAGTCCATATATTATAGTATTTGTAGTTTTaccatatttttaatattcacGATATATGGATTTCCAAGAAATATTAAGTACCTCTTTAACACGACATCTTATTTTGAAGGGGAGGCAGTTTTTTTGTATCTTttctttatacatattataaattctattattat gtcatattttataaaagtaaTCGTAAAAAGAACTAAGAAATGCTTGGACTATGTTTTATCATGTTACTTAATTcactttttattatgttcacTAATATCTGGATTATCAAAATCat gtAATTGGTATGCCTGTTTTTTCCTATTTGTCTTTCTCACTATTCTTCTTAgtgaatatatttgttataaggAAGATATTAAAGAAATTAGAATAAGCAGCTTAAGAAATGAACAAGACGAATAA
- a CDS encoding inner membrane complex protein 1j, putative, translating into MEDKKHCTLTFNDWCKKKEKEDDGLNTGYINKYNEIYFNKDGKHNIYENINERPIINLEGDQPVFNVPVYQDKYIRDKIVECVNYEIQDVVQPTFYSQETKHDVPTVELLYKEKKVNIPQEKIIEKPVEVDMPIGYTPVFSPTWDVREIPRVIPKYEGEQKIIQVEIPQIKYVDKFVEKEIIVDIKEKIIPRINEVEKEIDVVKYKWKEKYQDVPVCKYVPKIDVELDCPPPLIVPYPAVHFHNTSEVMNPHQKALDIPSEVLLKNNNIFGYDINMNGNHRNVYNDSNMHNNNNNNNNIYNSSNNYNGMSNFHVDESVKKSLLDVARLTGVQKDNDAKYNEFMKNKNLERRKKKKNWPFCYFKKDTIKENDEMYNGQNYSNYQNNCCNSYKGEDENNYDIDPNTGYPKSMPKDFASFFKQDLNSVKKQMEKKTNTKSSYSSDFIEKSPVNPSIEYLGKVDKPPIDAGKLDSISFKLHAIEVHQFIPVPSLPKPRFLDLVPSQQYEQNDISSLQNVFGQVPEGWVDPQITGFIAPMMNDVLHGNIQPQSPLFNNLSTEGYDSSSKNRRTPRINAPSNIHNNNDSSNVFSFDHDNYHNEGGEGSFDQAYYDEYTNEKYDNEENEYHTEYIENNNDEDTNGYIKSPNDLTYNTDSSINEGKQNEDIN; encoded by the coding sequence ATGGAAGACAAAAAACACTGCACATTAACATTTAACGACTGgtgcaaaaaaaaagaaaaagaggaCGATGGTTTGAATACAggttatattaataaatataacgaaatatattttaataaagatgggaaacacaatatatatgaaaatataaatgaaaggccaataataaatttagaaGGAGATCAACCCGTTTTTAATGTACCTGTATACcaagataaatatattcgaGATAAAATAGTAGAATGTGTAAATTACGAAATTCAAGATGTTGTACAGCCTACCTTTTATTCTCAAGAAACTAAACATGATGTACCTACTgttgaattattatataaagaaaaaaaagtgaaTATACCTCAAGAgaaaataatagaaaaacCTGTAGAAGTAGATATGCCTATAGGATATACACCTGTCTTTTCTCCGACTTGGGATGTTAGAGAGATTCCTCGTGTTATTCCAAAATATGAAGGAGAACAAAAAATCATACAAGTAGAAATTCCTCAAATTAAATATGTTGATAAATTTGTTGAAAAGGAAATTATAGttgatataaaagaaaaaattataccaAGAATTAATGAAGttgaaaaagaaattgatgtcgtaaaatataaatggaaAGAAAAATATCAGGATGTACCTGTATGTAAATATGTTCCCAAAATTGATGTAGAACTTGATTGTCCTCCACCTTTAATAGTTCCATATCCCGCTGTACATTTTCATAATACATCTGAAGTTATGAATCCTCATCAAAAAGCTCTAGATATTCCTTCTGAggtgttattaaaaaataataatatttttggtTATGACATTAATATGAATGGTAATCATCgtaatgtatataatgatagtaatatgcataataataataataataataataatatatataatagtagtaataattataatggtaTGTCCAATTTTCATGTGGACGAATCTGTAAAGAAATCCCTTTTAGATGTAGCAAGATTAACAGGTGTACAAAAAGATAATGATGCTAAATACAATGAATttatgaaaaacaaaaatttagaaagaagaaaaaaaaaaaaaaattggcctttttgttattttaagAAAGATACTATcaaagaaaatgatgaaatgTACAATGGTCAAAACTACTcaaattatcaaaataacTGTTGTAATAGTTATAAAGGagaagatgaaaataattatgatatagaTCCAAATACAGGATATCCTAAATCTATGCCTAAAGATTTcgcatcattttttaaacaaGATTTAAATAGTGTCAAGAAACAGATGGAAAAAAAGACAAATACAAAATCTAGCTATTCTAGTGATTTTATAGAGAAAAGTCCAGTGAACCCATCTATAGAATATTTAGGTAAGGTTGATAAACCACCAATAGATGCAGGAAAATTGGATTCtatatcatttaaattaCATGCAATTGAAGTGCATCAATTTATACCTGTACCAAGTTTACCAAAACCAAGATTTCTTGATTTAGTACCATCTcaacaatatgaacaaaatgatatatcatCTTTACAAAATGTATTTGGGCAAGTACCAGAAGGATGGGTAGATCCACAAATTACTGGATTCATAGCACCTATGATGAATGATGTATTACATGGAAATATACAACCACAAAGTCCTttgtttaataatttaagtaCTGAAGGTTATGATTCCTCATCAAAAAATAGAAGAACTCCTCGTATAAATGCACCTTCAAACAtacacaataataatgatagtagTAATGTGTTTAGTTTTGATCATGATAATTATCACAATGAAGGGGGCGAAGGGTCCTTTGATCAAGCATATTATGACGaatatacaaatgaaaaatatgataatgagGAAAATGAATATCATACagaatatattgaaaataataatgatgaggaTACAAATGGTTACATAAAATCTCCTAACGATCTTACATATAATACAGATTCGTCTATAAATGAAGGCAAGcaaaatgaagatattaattaa
- a CDS encoding mRNA-binding protein PUF3: MTKKVGKWKSKKSKDKVYYNKNGLHNIKKGRDKVNDDDNNKNNIEKEKATNKYVKYEKKNKSQEKSIDRNGLKKNIIKGKNDIKKNNNKKNNNKNNNNKNNNNNNNKSSNMKKRNNNHDKYSIQIKYKNILNDENLSKSKKRKLIKEHRKKEMIENYDYYKKLKIHLNDLLKSKNDKEEKKRQVGILYNEIKKTDIDKFARTNLGYHIITSLIIYGNKDEIYNKLFKYFYDKCFNDICTYHFISLIFQCFYNHGNDDMKNDIYLWLLKNVKTYLSKFGCRLWHIVFKKSKSHLRLKMVNSLIMPNMNDLKNISSEIFKKPTKEMFESFSEQNQKALKKYMIEFIENIVEKEMLYNMVSHNIILVACEILDEEELINLMDIIHEGCEYLITTYIGNNALIYLLGYSTNKHKKILIKILKNDITDLCKNSVNFLLIIRLLKITDDTKILNEFIVKKITANLEDILNDYYGFYVILEFFYNIEQMDKDKFLYVDWKHLIYSKAPKSVKDGEKRKNEIIKPVIDQLQLIFKDRNKLNKYMKDKKYIILIYEYLCHAELCDEVLNNLFFIMEQCIDYIKNGGIQHRDLYNNNGKGDNEGINNELNMNTDMNINHKDDININNKDDININNKDDININNDDDININNDDDININNDDDININSDDDININNNDDMNKNNNDDNISLPYVKNIISLFIKIFMSTNNTNLAHKIIDNNNNKLYKKITDLFLLNLQIILKSDFVKLFNCLILFLKENDHNIYEQVISTARSLNNNDIYEELKKTLPKVNHFCKYLELIVVNE, translated from the coding sequence atgaccaAGAAGGTTGGAAAATGGAAAAGCAAAAAAAGCAAGGACAAAGTTTATTACAATAAAAATGGTTtgcataatataaaaaagggaAGGGATAAAgtaaatgatgatgataataataagaataatatagaaaaagagaaagctacaaataaatatgtgaaatatgaaaaaaaaaacaaaagtcAAGAAAAATCTATAGATAGAAATggtttaaaaaagaatattataaaaggaaaaaatgatattaaaaaaaataataataaaaaaaataataataaaaataataataataaaaataataataataataataataaaagtagtaacatgaaaaaaagaaataataatcatgataaatattcaatacaaataaaatataaaaatattttgaatgATGAGAATTTatcaaaatcaaaaaaaaggaaattaataaaagaacatcgaaaaaaagaaatgattGAAAATTAcgattattataaaaaattaaaaatacatttaaatGATTTATTGAAATCGAAAAATGataaggaagaaaaaaaaaggcaAGTAGGAATATTATACAATGAAATAAAGAAAACAGATATAGACAAATTTGCTCGTACTAATTTAggatatcatataataacatcattaataatatatggaaataaagatgaaatatataataagttatttaaatatttttatgataaatgttttaatgatatatgtacatatcattttatttcattaatatttCAATGTTTCTATAATCATGGTAATGATGATATGaaaaatgatatttatttatggttattaaaaaatgtgaaAACATATTTAAGTAAATTTGGATGTAGATTATGGCATatagtttttaaaaaatccaAAAGTCATTTAAGATTAAAAATGGTAAATTCTTTAATCATGCCTAATAtgaatgatttaaaaaatatatcatccgaaatttttaaaaaaccaACAAAAGAAATGTTTGAATCATTTAGTGAGCAGAATCAAAAAGctttaaagaaatatatgattgaatttattgaaaatattgtagaaaaagaaatgttatataatatggtgtctcataatattatattagttGCATGTGAAATATTGGATGAAGaggaattaataaatttaatggATATTATACATGAAGGTTGTGAATATTTAATAACAACATATATTGGTAATAATgctttaatttatttgttaGGATATAGtacaaataaacataaaaagatattaataaaaattttaaaaaatgatattactGATTTATGCAAAAATAGTGTTAATTTCTTGTTAATTATtagattattaaaaataacagATGATACCAAAATTCTAAATGAAtttattgtaaaaaaaattacagcAAATTTagaagatatattaaatgattattatggtttttatgttattcttgaatttttttataatattgaaCAAATGGATAaagataaatttttatatgttgattggaaacatttaatatattctaaaGCACCAAAAAGTGTAAAAGATGgcgaaaaaagaaaaaatgaaatcatCAAACCCGTAATAGATCAATtacaattaatatttaaagacagaaataaattgaataaatatatgaaagataaaaaatatattatactaatatatgaatatttatgtCATGCAGAATTATGTGATGAAgtcttaaataatttattctttATCATGGAACAGTGTATCGACTATATCAAAAATGGAGGCATACAACATAGGGAtctgtataataataatggtaaaGGAGATAATGAAGGTATAAATAATGAGCTAAATATGAACACAGACATGAACATAAATCATAAAgatgatattaatataaataataaagatgatattaatataaataataaagatgatattaatataaataatgatgatgatatcaatataaataatgatgatgatattaatataaataatgatgatgatattaatataaatagtgatgatgatatcaatataaataataatgacgacatgaataaaaataataatgatgataatatttccttaccttatgtaaaaaatattatttcattgtttatcaaaatttttatgtCAACCAATAATACAAACCTTgcacataaaataatagataataataataataaattatataaaaaaataacagaTCTATTCCTTTTAaatttacaaataatattaaaatctGATTTTGTGAAATTATTCAATTGtctaatattatttcttaaagaaaatgatcataatatatatgagcAAGTTATATCTACTGCAAGGTcactaaataataatgatatatatgaagagCTAAAGAAAACACTTCCCAAGGTTAAtcatttttgtaaatatcTTGAATTGATTGTCGTCAACGAATAg
- a CDS encoding ribonuclease P/MRP protein subunit RPP1, putative, translating into MYINLNIKHSSHKNDKCLIYKALNVGYNIVALSINYNNLKNGKDNNNMCDITWKVINCTAYNNNHDKKNNLNNKYGERNYFIEQLDKNNKMNDNILNINNMISENYILINRSNNFCIKNICDDFIFYENEKDLSKKKKNDINELLYKYIPRENYDLSNNINSFILKRLNVKYQDVYKIEKEYNNLIKENNFDIIAFEIDNAEEINMIISKFDCDIIYFNMTKSFVSLRKSDIQGAIDKGIFFEISSFIKGNDDFQYVIYSLNLNNFFLTIPLNKLIISSGSSHINQIIDPLNFLRSFFNFNKLSYKKLIGCITTVPLACIQRASVRKSLNTAVFYKKEDSPAF; encoded by the coding sequence atgtatataaatttaaatataaaacattcaagtcataaaaatgataagtGCTTAATATATAAAGCATTAAATGTAGGATATAATATAGTTGCTTTaagtataaattataataatttgaagAATGGgaaggataataataatatgtgtgATATAACATGGAAAGTTATAAATTGTAcagcatataataataatcatgataaaaagaataatttaaataataaatatggagagaggaattattttattgagcaattagataaaaataataaaatgaatgataatattttaaatataaataatatgatatctgaaaattatatattaataaatagatcaaataatttttgtataaaaaatatatgtgatgattttatattttatgaaaatgaaaaggatttatcaaaaaagaaaaaaaatgatataaatgaattattatataaatatataccaagagaaaattatgatttgtctaataatataaatagttttattttaaaaagattaaatgtaaaatatcaagatgtttataaaatagaaaaagaatataataacctaattaaagaaaataatttcgATATAATAGCTTTTGAAATCGATAATgcagaagaaataaatatgattattagTAAATTCGATtgtgatattatatattttaatatgacTAAATCTTTTGTATCTCTTCGTAAATCTGATATTCAAGGTGCTATAGATAAAggaatattttttgaaatatcatcatttattaaAGGAAATGATGATTTTcaatatgttatttattctttaaatctaaataatttctttctAACTATACCTTTAAATAAACTTATTATAAGTTCAGGGAGTTCTCATATCAATCAAATTATCGACcctttaaattttttaagatCATTCttcaattttaataaattatcatataaaaaattaattggATGTATAACAACAGTACCTTTAGCTTGTATACAACGAGCATCAGTACGAAAATCATTAAACACAGCagttttttataaaaaagaggATTCACCAGCATTTTAA
- a CDS encoding pyridoxine biosynthesis protein PDX1 yields MENHKDDAVLLKHGWCEMLKGGVIMDVKSVEQAKIAEEAGAIGVMVLENIPSELRNKEGVARSVDPSKVEEIKKCVSINVLAKVRIGHFVEAQILEELKIDMIDESEVLTIADEMHHIDKHKFKTPFVCGCTNLGEALRRISEGASMIRTKGEAGTGNIIEAIKHIRTVNNEIKYLCSLSDSEVYHFAKKINAPIDLVLLTKKLKRLPVVNFAAGGVATPADAAMCMQLGMDGVFVGSGIFESENPRKMAASIVSAVSNFNNPKILLDVSMNLGKAMCGSTRVSDKWKNKNEEHTKFLTPQ; encoded by the coding sequence ATGGAAAATCATAAAGATGATGCAGTTTTATTAAAACACGGATGGTGCGAAATGCTTAAAGGAGGAGTTATTATGGATGTAAAAAGTGTAGAACAAGCAAAGATAGCTGAAGAAGCTGGAGCTATTGGTGTAATGGTTTTAGAAAACATTCCTTCTGAGCTTAGGAATAAGGAAGGTGTTGCAAGAAGTGTAGATCCATCAAAAGTAGAAGAGATAAAGAAATGCGTTTCTATTAATGTTCTTGCTAAAGTTCGTATTGGTCATTTTGTTGAAGCACAAATTTTAGAAGAGCTTAAAATTGATATGATAGATGAAAGCGAAGTATTAACAATTGCTGATGAAATGCATCATATTGATAAGCATAAATTTAAAACTCCTTTTGTATGTGGGTGTACAAATTTAGGAGAAGCTCTAAGAAGAATATCTGAAGGAGCTTCTATGATAAGAACTAAAGGAGAAGCTGGTACAGGTAATATTATAGAAGCTATTAAACATATAAGAACtgtaaataatgaaatcaaatatttatgttcTTTAAGCGATAGTGAAGTCTATCATTTTgctaaaaaaattaatgcaCCTATCGATCTTGTTTTacttacaaaaaaattaaaaagattaCCAGTTGTTAATTTTGCTGCTGGAGGTGTTGCTACTCCAGCTGATGCAGCCATGTGTATGCAATTAGGAATGGATGGAGTTTTTGTAGGGTCAGGTATTTTCGAAAGTGAAAACCCAAGAAAAATGGCAGCTTCAATCGTTTCAGCTGTTAGCAATTTTAATAACCCTAAAATACTTTTAGATGTTAGTATGAATTTAGGAAAAGCCATGTGTGGAAGCACACGCGTTTCGGATaaatggaaaaataaaaatgaagaacaCACCAAATTTTTAACACCACAATGA